The Chroococcidiopsis sp. TS-821 genome window below encodes:
- the gcvT gene encoding glycine cleavage system aminomethyltransferase GcvT, whose translation MANKEELVPEIALPLAQTPLYQLAIELKARLTSFGGWEMPVQFVGISKEHHAVRTAVGMFDISHMGKFILRGKQLISQLQRLVPSDLNRLQPGQAQYTVLLNPQAGIIDDVIFYYQGENAGEQRGVMIVNAATTSKDKAWILQNIDSEDVDLHDVSSEKVLIAVQGPQAATVLQRFVQEDLSSLKAFGHLEATVLGQPGFVARTGYTGEDGFEVMVDTSVGIKLWRSLYDTGVIPCGLGARDTLRLEAAMALYGQDIDETTTPLEASMGWLVHLDSKGDFIGREVLAQQKAQGVQRKLVGLRLEGRNIARHGYQVRSHSQVVGEITSGTLSPTLGYPIALAYVPTSLSQTGQQLDIEIRGKLYPAIVVKRPFYRSKTRL comes from the coding sequence GTGGCTAATAAAGAAGAGTTGGTTCCGGAAATAGCGTTACCGTTAGCTCAAACACCTTTATATCAACTCGCAATTGAACTCAAAGCCAGACTGACTAGCTTCGGTGGCTGGGAAATGCCCGTGCAGTTTGTTGGTATTAGTAAAGAACATCATGCGGTACGCACGGCGGTAGGGATGTTTGATATTTCCCACATGGGTAAATTCATCTTGCGCGGAAAGCAGTTGATTTCTCAATTACAGCGTTTGGTTCCCTCCGATTTAAATCGCCTGCAACCAGGTCAAGCGCAATACACTGTCTTGTTAAATCCGCAGGCTGGAATTATAGATGACGTTATTTTCTATTACCAAGGGGAAAATGCTGGAGAACAACGCGGCGTCATGATTGTAAATGCGGCAACTACCAGTAAAGATAAAGCATGGATTTTGCAAAATATTGATTCAGAAGACGTAGATCTGCACGATGTCTCTTCAGAAAAAGTTTTGATTGCTGTGCAAGGACCGCAAGCAGCGACAGTTCTACAGCGCTTTGTTCAAGAAGATTTGTCTTCACTCAAAGCATTCGGACATTTGGAAGCAACAGTTCTCGGTCAACCTGGGTTTGTTGCGCGAACTGGTTATACCGGAGAAGATGGATTTGAAGTGATGGTCGATACATCTGTCGGGATAAAGTTATGGCGATCGCTCTACGATACTGGCGTGATTCCCTGCGGGCTGGGCGCGCGCGATACGCTACGACTCGAAGCAGCAATGGCACTTTACGGACAAGATATCGATGAAACGACAACACCTCTAGAAGCCAGTATGGGCTGGCTCGTTCATTTAGATTCAAAAGGAGACTTTATCGGACGCGAAGTGCTGGCGCAACAAAAAGCCCAGGGAGTTCAACGCAAACTAGTTGGATTGCGTCTTGAAGGGAGAAACATCGCGCGTCATGGCTATCAAGTGCGATCGCACTCGCAAGTTGTTGGCGAAATCACCAGCGGTACGCTATCACCTACACTAGGTTATCCCATTGCTCTGGCATATGTTCCTACTTCGTTAAGTCAAACAGGACAGCAGCTAGATATCGAGATTCGCGGTAAATTGTATCCGGCGATCGTTGTTAAACGCCCTTTTTATCGGTCAAAAACGCGGTTATAG
- a CDS encoding thioesterase family protein: MQPFTTQLRVRHYEMDALGHVNNSVYQHYLEQAAIEHLEHLGFSLDVYRQLGGVFVMRRIEIDYLRPAIAGDTLEVRTWVQEMRGTRSIRRYEIRKHGNDRLLVTAEALWVWVDAVTMRPKPIPDVLLDAFVQMQHS; this comes from the coding sequence ATGCAACCATTTACAACACAATTACGGGTACGCCATTATGAAATGGATGCCTTAGGTCACGTCAACAACTCAGTTTATCAACATTACCTCGAACAAGCGGCGATCGAACACTTAGAACATCTAGGCTTTTCTTTAGATGTCTATCGCCAACTCGGAGGTGTATTTGTCATGCGCCGGATTGAAATTGACTATCTGCGTCCAGCGATCGCAGGCGACACGCTAGAAGTTCGTACTTGGGTGCAAGAAATGCGCGGTACGCGGTCCATTCGGCGTTATGAAATCCGCAAACATGGCAACGATCGCTTGCTAGTAACGGCTGAAGCCTTGTGGGTATGGGTAGACGCAGTGACAATGCGCCCTAAACCCATTCCTGATGTATTACTAGATGCTTTTGTGCAAATGCAGCATTCCTAA
- a CDS encoding DUF938 domain-containing protein produces the protein MNNFDARQYAPATLRNREPILEVLLEVLPPTGTVLEVASGTGEHAIFFAPRIYPRKWLPSDPNPAARASIMAWREYAPTENLYPAIALDACDSVWTVEQQSLDIVAIVNINMIHIAPWAACLGLLAGAKRILPPGGILYLYGPFKQRGQHTSASNAVFDDSLRAQNPAWGVRNLEDIVAVAKKESLALIKTVAMPANNLSVTFQKLN, from the coding sequence ATGAATAATTTTGATGCTCGACAATACGCCCCCGCAACTCTTCGCAATCGCGAACCAATTTTAGAAGTTCTCCTCGAAGTTTTGCCACCAACAGGTACAGTGTTAGAAGTTGCCAGTGGAACCGGAGAACACGCCATCTTTTTTGCACCGCGCATTTATCCGCGTAAGTGGTTACCGTCTGACCCAAACCCAGCCGCACGTGCGAGTATTATGGCATGGCGCGAGTACGCTCCTACAGAAAACCTCTATCCGGCGATCGCACTTGATGCGTGCGATTCGGTATGGACAGTCGAACAACAATCGTTAGACATTGTGGCGATCGTTAACATTAACATGATTCACATCGCTCCTTGGGCGGCTTGTTTGGGATTACTTGCAGGGGCGAAGCGGATTCTTCCTCCTGGCGGGATTTTGTATCTATATGGACCATTTAAACAACGCGGTCAACATACATCGGCGAGTAACGCCGTATTTGATGATAGTTTGCGCGCGCAAAATCCTGCGTGGGGCGTGCGTAATTTAGAAGATATCGTTGCCGTTGCTAAAAAAGAAAGTCTCGCACTGATCAAAACTGTAGCAATGCCAGCCAATAATCTTTCGGTAACTTTTCAAAAGCTGAATTAA
- a CDS encoding DMT family transporter, protein MIQVLCAALLWGFAGALAGRLMGGTLEPAILVPLRFFGSFLVLLPFIWRFPPQSKEFPRLFAIGLALTLTQVSYYLAIHLSSVATGLFLQYMAPVLLTLYALVRGESLSRPKLFGLGFAVVGAYFLVVGPQGLAGGLGIAYGVASAFLFATFSYLGMGMRAHPLTVLAIGMGVGSILSLPFTPWQKVLSLSAIDLAAVAYIVVLGTVVPFGLFLWGVRQIPARVATLVAMIEPVCGAVFAIFLVGQLLSPLAVLGGAMILGGVWLNTGILAKQ, encoded by the coding sequence ATGATTCAAGTCTTGTGTGCGGCGCTGTTATGGGGTTTTGCTGGGGCGTTAGCTGGGCGCTTAATGGGAGGAACGTTAGAACCTGCAATTCTTGTACCATTACGCTTTTTTGGTAGTTTTTTAGTACTTTTACCGTTTATCTGGCGCTTCCCGCCACAAAGTAAAGAGTTTCCCCGCCTTTTTGCTATCGGATTAGCACTGACACTGACTCAAGTGAGCTACTATTTAGCGATTCATTTATCGAGTGTGGCAACGGGACTATTTTTGCAGTACATGGCTCCAGTGTTACTCACTTTATATGCTTTGGTGCGTGGCGAAAGTTTATCTCGACCAAAATTATTTGGTTTAGGATTTGCAGTCGTCGGCGCATATTTTTTAGTCGTAGGTCCGCAAGGACTTGCAGGAGGCTTAGGAATAGCTTATGGTGTAGCTTCGGCTTTTTTATTTGCTACTTTTTCCTATCTCGGAATGGGAATGCGCGCGCACCCGTTAACTGTGTTAGCGATCGGGATGGGAGTTGGTAGTATTCTAAGCTTACCGTTCACACCTTGGCAAAAAGTGCTGAGCTTGAGTGCGATCGATTTAGCTGCAGTAGCATACATTGTTGTACTAGGAACTGTGGTTCCCTTTGGCTTATTCTTGTGGGGAGTGCGTCAGATTCCGGCACGCGTAGCAACACTAGTCGCCATGATTGAACCCGTATGTGGAGCAGTTTTTGCAATTTTTTTGGTTGGACAACTTCTGTCACCGTTAGCTGTACTAGGCGGGGCAATGATTTTAGGCGGTGTTTGGCTGAATACTGGAATTTTAGCAAAGCAGTAA
- the gcvP gene encoding aminomethyl-transferring glycine dehydrogenase: MRQHLVEAAQESFSFAKRHIGSQPEEIQQMLDELGLATLDALIDKTVPQAIRLNRPLQLEPAQSEYAALAKLKEIASKNQVFRSFIGMGYYDCITPPVIQRNILENPGWYTAYTPYQPEISQGRLEALLNFQTAIIDLTGLEIANASLLDEATAAAEAMAMSYGLCKHKANTFFVSQDCHPQTIAVVQTRAVPLGIKVIVGNHQTFTFDESVFGALLQYPASDGTIYDYRNFVEQAHKVGALVTVAADPLSLCLLTPPGEFGADIAVGSTQRFGVPLGYGGPHAAYFATKEQYKRQVPGRIVGVSKDVRGKPALRLALQTREQHIRREKATSNICTAQVLLAVMASMYAVYHGPQGLKKIAQRVHQLTVLLAEGLKRLGYTVASEHYFDTLRLDLEPEQVNEIIEAALAQQINLRTINERAIAISLDETTTEADLYDLWQIFAGSEVSFALEELATPESALAKIQPFVRTSSYLTHPVFNSYHAETEMLRYIYRLQAKDLSLTTSMIPLGSCTMKLNATTEMLPISWQEFAKIHPFAPLSQTRGYQILFAQLEQALAEITGFAGISLQPNAGAQGEYAGLLVIRQYHESRGEAHRQVCLIPESAHGTNPASAVMAGMKVVAIACDKQGNIDLNDLQAKAEKHSHELAALMVTYPSTHGVFEEQIKDICAIVRAHGGQVYMDGANMNAQVGICRPGDYGADVCHLNLHKTFCIPHGGGGPGMGPIGVAKHLVPFLPGHPVVQIGGEQSIGAIAAAPWGSASILPISWMYITLMGAAGLTQATKVAILNANYIAHRLEPYYPVLYRGKSGLVAHECILDLRSLKKSAGIEVDDIAKRLMDYGFHAPTVSWPVAGTMMVEPTESESKAELDRFCEAMIQIRQEIAEIEAGKVDMHDNVLKNAPHTADALISSDWQHPYTREQAAYPTSWTREYKFWTPVGRIDNAYGDRNFVCSCLPMEAYSA, from the coding sequence ATTCGTCAGCATCTGGTAGAAGCAGCGCAAGAATCTTTTTCTTTTGCAAAAAGGCATATTGGTTCTCAGCCAGAAGAAATTCAGCAAATGCTTGATGAATTGGGTTTGGCAACGCTTGATGCTTTAATTGACAAAACCGTACCGCAGGCAATCCGACTCAATAGACCGCTTCAGTTAGAACCAGCGCAGAGTGAGTACGCAGCTTTAGCCAAACTCAAAGAAATTGCCTCGAAAAACCAAGTATTTCGCTCATTTATCGGCATGGGGTATTACGATTGCATCACCCCGCCCGTCATTCAGCGTAATATTTTAGAAAATCCAGGTTGGTACACGGCTTATACTCCTTATCAGCCAGAGATTTCGCAAGGACGACTCGAAGCGTTACTCAATTTCCAGACTGCGATTATTGATTTAACAGGTTTGGAAATTGCGAATGCTTCACTGCTTGATGAAGCTACCGCCGCTGCAGAGGCGATGGCAATGAGTTATGGGTTGTGTAAGCACAAAGCAAACACCTTCTTTGTTTCGCAAGATTGCCATCCGCAAACGATCGCTGTTGTGCAAACTCGCGCAGTACCGCTAGGAATTAAAGTTATAGTCGGTAATCATCAAACGTTTACCTTTGATGAATCAGTTTTTGGAGCGTTGTTACAGTATCCGGCAAGTGACGGCACAATTTATGATTATCGTAACTTTGTCGAACAAGCTCATAAAGTAGGAGCTTTAGTTACAGTTGCTGCCGATCCTTTAAGTTTGTGTTTGCTAACGCCGCCTGGAGAATTTGGGGCTGATATTGCCGTTGGAAGTACGCAACGTTTTGGCGTTCCCCTAGGCTACGGCGGTCCGCATGCAGCTTACTTTGCAACAAAGGAACAATACAAGCGACAAGTTCCAGGACGCATCGTTGGTGTCTCAAAAGACGTTCGTGGTAAGCCAGCGCTACGTTTAGCACTGCAAACGCGAGAACAACATATCCGGCGGGAAAAAGCAACTAGTAACATTTGTACCGCTCAAGTGTTATTAGCTGTAATGGCATCAATGTATGCGGTTTATCACGGACCGCAAGGCTTGAAAAAGATTGCGCAACGCGTTCATCAGCTAACTGTTCTTTTAGCCGAAGGGTTGAAGCGTTTAGGCTATACTGTTGCTTCAGAACACTACTTTGATACGCTGCGGCTCGACCTTGAACCAGAACAGGTAAATGAAATCATTGAAGCAGCTTTAGCACAGCAAATCAATCTGCGGACAATTAACGAAAGGGCGATCGCCATTAGTTTGGATGAAACAACAACCGAAGCTGATTTGTACGATTTGTGGCAAATTTTTGCAGGAAGTGAAGTATCGTTTGCGCTAGAAGAGTTAGCAACTCCCGAATCGGCACTTGCAAAAATCCAACCTTTTGTTCGCACTAGTAGTTACCTAACGCATCCTGTCTTTAACAGCTATCATGCTGAGACTGAAATGCTGCGGTATATCTACCGATTGCAAGCTAAAGATCTGTCGCTGACAACATCAATGATTCCGCTAGGTTCGTGCACGATGAAGTTGAATGCGACAACTGAAATGTTGCCGATCTCGTGGCAGGAGTTCGCCAAAATTCATCCGTTTGCGCCGCTATCCCAAACAAGAGGATATCAAATTTTGTTTGCGCAACTCGAACAAGCTTTAGCCGAAATTACGGGTTTTGCAGGAATTTCCCTGCAACCAAACGCAGGTGCGCAAGGCGAGTACGCAGGCTTACTTGTGATTCGCCAATATCACGAAAGTCGCGGCGAAGCACATCGTCAGGTTTGTCTGATTCCAGAATCAGCGCACGGAACTAACCCCGCAAGCGCTGTCATGGCGGGAATGAAAGTTGTGGCGATCGCCTGCGACAAACAGGGCAATATCGACTTAAACGACCTCCAAGCAAAAGCTGAAAAACACAGTCACGAACTTGCGGCTTTAATGGTGACGTATCCTTCAACGCATGGTGTCTTTGAAGAACAAATCAAAGATATTTGCGCGATTGTTCGCGCCCACGGCGGACAAGTTTACATGGATGGGGCGAATATGAACGCCCAAGTCGGAATTTGTCGTCCTGGCGATTACGGTGCGGATGTGTGTCACTTAAACTTACATAAAACTTTCTGTATTCCGCATGGTGGTGGTGGTCCAGGGATGGGACCGATCGGCGTGGCGAAGCATCTCGTGCCGTTTTTACCAGGTCACCCAGTCGTACAAATTGGTGGCGAACAAAGCATTGGCGCGATCGCCGCAGCCCCGTGGGGAAGTGCGAGTATTTTACCGATATCTTGGATGTATATTACGCTCATGGGTGCAGCAGGATTAACGCAAGCAACCAAAGTAGCGATTCTAAATGCGAATTACATTGCCCATCGTTTAGAACCTTACTACCCAGTGTTATATAGAGGTAAATCAGGATTAGTCGCGCATGAGTGTATTTTAGATTTGCGCTCGCTCAAAAAATCTGCCGGAATTGAAGTAGACGACATTGCTAAGCGGTTAATGGATTACGGATTCCACGCGCCTACGGTTTCTTGGCCTGTTGCTGGCACAATGATGGTAGAACCTACCGAAAGCGAATCGAAAGCCGAGTTGGATCGTTTCTGCGAAGCGATGATCCAAATTCGCCAAGAAATTGCGGAAATTGAAGCAGGTAAAGTCGATATGCACGATAATGTTTTGAAGAATGCTCCGCATACTGCCGATGCTTTGATTTCTTCCGATTGGCAACATCCATATACGCGCGAACAAGCCGCGTATCCGACATCATGGACTCGCGAATACAAATTCTGGACTCCTGTGGGACGCATTGATAATGCTTATGGCGATCGCAATTTTGTGTGCTCGTGTTTACCAATGGAAGCGTATAGTGCGTGA
- the gcvH gene encoding glycine cleavage system protein GcvH, translating into MALEYPSDLKYQDSHEYVRLDGDIATIGISAFAVDQLGDIVFLELPDVGDAITKGESFGTIESVKAVENLYAAVSGTVVERNDDIVEAPEQLADDPYGEGWLLKVRITDPSELDDLMSADEYQAQVEGE; encoded by the coding sequence ATGGCACTGGAATATCCCAGCGATTTAAAATATCAAGATTCTCACGAGTACGTACGGCTAGATGGCGATATTGCCACAATTGGAATTAGCGCCTTCGCCGTAGATCAATTAGGTGACATCGTGTTTCTTGAATTGCCCGACGTGGGCGACGCCATCACCAAAGGAGAAAGCTTTGGCACGATTGAATCAGTAAAAGCAGTGGAAAACTTGTATGCTGCTGTAAGCGGTACGGTAGTAGAACGTAACGATGACATAGTAGAAGCACCTGAGCAGTTGGCTGATGACCCATATGGCGAAGGTTGGTTGTTAAAAGTGCGGATTACCGACCCTAGCGAACTTGATGATTTGATGTCTGCGGATGAGTATCAGGCGCAAGTAGAGGGCGAGTAG
- a CDS encoding thiol-disulfide oxidoreductase DCC family protein — protein MSASNIQSRESTAQQVSKATSWKIKLLYDGECPLCLREVNFLRKRDAGRGLVAFVDIADENYNPKAHGGVDFETAMGRIHAVLPDGTVIKNVEVFRRVYETLGMGWIYAITKLPVIGAVADMLYGIWADWRLRLTGRPDLATIIADRQKQAECKTQGRCQIQ, from the coding sequence ATGTCTGCATCAAATATCCAGTCACGCGAATCTACAGCACAACAAGTCTCAAAGGCAACGTCCTGGAAGATAAAGCTTTTGTACGATGGCGAGTGTCCGTTATGTTTGCGCGAAGTCAACTTTTTGAGAAAACGCGATGCTGGTCGCGGACTCGTCGCATTTGTTGATATTGCAGATGAGAACTATAACCCCAAAGCACATGGTGGCGTAGACTTTGAAACCGCAATGGGACGAATTCATGCAGTACTTCCTGACGGTACAGTCATCAAAAATGTCGAAGTTTTTCGCCGTGTTTATGAAACTTTAGGAATGGGATGGATTTACGCAATTACCAAGCTACCCGTTATTGGTGCTGTGGCTGATATGCTATATGGCATCTGGGCTGATTGGCGGTTACGGTTAACGGGGCGACCAGACTTAGCAACAATTATTGCCGATCGCCAAAAGCAAGCAGAATGCAAAACACAAGGGCGCTGCCAAATTCAATGA
- a CDS encoding kelch repeat-containing protein: MSFPAKSTQTTMRYFRKQGIIIASIAVIFVLLNTVKSLAATEIRWTTVAPSPVGTAEAMSAVVGGKLYQLGGYTSTWKPTNRADVYDPATNTWKRLADIPISITHAGVAADNQNIYLAGGYVGTPGGGQIFATRRVLRYNIPTNTWSNLPPLPQARGSGGFSNLKGELHFFGGANLNRIDRGEHWILKLNNIAAGWQPAAPLPNPRSHLGDAIVNGKIYAIGGQHSYDDYLTAQNTVHVWNPATKQWTRAANLPQPRSHIGSATFVINGEIYLVGGELKHNQAVNNVTVYNPKTNSWREITPLPTKRHSGVGGFINGSIYYSSGAPTFNRTVYRGRFQLVS, translated from the coding sequence ATGTCTTTTCCAGCCAAGAGTACTCAAACAACAATGCGCTATTTCAGAAAGCAGGGGATTATTATAGCGTCTATCGCTGTTATTTTTGTATTACTTAATACAGTTAAGTCTTTAGCGGCAACTGAAATCAGATGGACTACGGTTGCACCATCGCCAGTGGGAACGGCAGAAGCAATGAGTGCGGTCGTCGGTGGCAAATTATATCAATTAGGGGGGTATACTTCTACATGGAAACCTACAAACCGTGCTGATGTATACGATCCAGCAACGAATACCTGGAAACGTCTTGCGGATATACCAATTAGTATTACACATGCAGGAGTTGCCGCAGACAACCAGAATATTTATTTAGCGGGAGGGTATGTTGGTACACCTGGAGGCGGACAAATATTTGCGACAAGAAGAGTTCTGCGCTACAACATTCCCACTAATACGTGGTCAAATTTGCCTCCCTTACCACAGGCTAGAGGTAGTGGGGGCTTTAGCAATTTGAAAGGAGAATTGCATTTCTTTGGAGGCGCAAATCTCAACAGAATTGATCGTGGCGAACATTGGATACTAAAGCTTAATAATATAGCTGCTGGCTGGCAACCTGCGGCTCCATTACCTAATCCACGATCGCACTTAGGAGATGCAATTGTTAACGGTAAAATTTATGCGATCGGCGGGCAGCATAGTTATGATGATTACTTAACAGCACAAAATACAGTCCACGTTTGGAATCCTGCAACCAAGCAATGGACTAGAGCCGCTAACTTACCGCAGCCACGCAGTCATATTGGGTCTGCGACTTTTGTTATCAATGGAGAAATTTATTTAGTGGGTGGCGAATTAAAGCACAACCAAGCAGTTAACAATGTAACAGTCTACAATCCTAAAACAAACTCGTGGCGCGAAATAACGCCACTACCGACTAAACGCCACTCTGGGGTTGGTGGTTTTATCAACGGTAGTATCTATTATTCTTCTGGCGCTCCTACTTTTAACAGAACAGTTTACCGAGGTCGATTTCAATTGGTCAGCTAG